From Streptomyces griseorubiginosus, one genomic window encodes:
- a CDS encoding response regulator transcription factor, whose translation MASVLVVEDDQFVRSALIRHLTDAAHTVRSVGTALEALREVAHFRFDVVILDLGLPDLDGSEALKMLRGITDVPVIIATARDDETEIVRLLNAGADDYLTKPFSVEHLSARMSAVLRRSRAAGGDAPPESVLRVGGLSVDPLRRQAELDGVRLDLTRREFDLLAFLAARPGVVVPRKELLAEVWQQSYGDDQTIDVHLSWLRRKLGETAAQPRYLHTLRGVGVKLEPPL comes from the coding sequence ATGGCAAGTGTGCTCGTGGTCGAGGACGACCAGTTCGTTCGTTCGGCGCTCATCCGGCACCTGACCGACGCGGCACACACCGTGCGCAGCGTCGGGACGGCGCTGGAGGCGCTGCGCGAGGTCGCCCATTTCCGTTTCGACGTGGTGATTTTGGACCTCGGTCTGCCCGACCTGGACGGCTCCGAGGCCCTGAAGATGCTGCGCGGGATCACCGACGTGCCGGTGATCATCGCCACCGCGCGGGACGACGAGACGGAGATCGTCCGCCTGCTCAACGCCGGGGCGGACGACTACCTCACCAAGCCCTTCTCCGTCGAGCACCTCTCCGCCCGGATGTCGGCCGTCCTACGGCGGTCCCGAGCCGCCGGCGGCGACGCCCCGCCGGAGAGCGTGCTGCGCGTCGGCGGCCTGAGCGTCGACCCGCTGCGCCGCCAGGCCGAGCTGGACGGCGTCCGACTCGACCTCACCCGCCGCGAGTTCGACCTGCTCGCCTTCCTCGCCGCCCGCCCCGGCGTGGTCGTCCCCCGCAAGGAACTCCTCGCGGAGGTCTGGCAGCAGTCCTACGGCGACGACCAGACGATCGACGTCCATCTCTCCTGGCTCAGGCGGAAGTTGGGGGAGACCGCCGCACAGCCCCGCTATCTCCACACCCTGCGGGGCGTCGGGGTCAAGCTGGAGCCGCCGCTATGA
- a CDS encoding histidine phosphatase family protein, which translates to MAPRILLARHGQTEWSLSGKHTGRTDVPLLEEGRRGAKLLGERLHRAPYDGLPGVEIRTSPLARARETCELAGFGERAATWDTLMEWDYGAYEGMTPEEIQAVRPGWLIWRDGVPSGESLEQVAARADEVVAWARSADRDVLVFAHGHILRSIGARWLGLPIDFAARIRLNPTSLSVLGWAYGEPAIESWNDLGHLG; encoded by the coding sequence ATGGCACCGCGCATCCTGCTGGCCCGGCACGGACAGACCGAGTGGTCGCTGTCCGGCAAGCACACGGGCCGGACGGACGTGCCGCTTCTGGAGGAGGGCCGGCGGGGGGCCAAGCTGCTCGGCGAACGGCTGCACCGGGCGCCGTACGACGGCCTCCCCGGAGTGGAGATCCGCACGAGCCCCCTGGCACGCGCGCGTGAGACCTGCGAACTCGCCGGGTTCGGGGAGCGGGCGGCCACCTGGGACACGCTCATGGAGTGGGACTACGGCGCGTACGAGGGCATGACGCCGGAGGAGATCCAGGCGGTGCGGCCGGGGTGGCTGATCTGGCGGGACGGGGTCCCTTCGGGGGAGTCGCTGGAGCAGGTCGCTGCGCGGGCGGACGAGGTCGTGGCGTGGGCCCGGTCCGCGGACCGGGATGTGCTGGTGTTCGCCCACGGGCACATCCTGCGGTCCATCGGGGCGCGGTGGCTCGGGTTGCCGATTGATTTCGCTGCGCGGATACGGCTTAATCCGACGTCTCTTTCGGTGCTGGGCTGGGCCTATGGGGAGCCGGCGATCGAGAGCTGGAACGACTTGGGGCATCTGGGGTAG
- a CDS encoding AAA domain-containing protein, with protein MTTQVFDAGAAAGAATDAILHDTLHGTHRGVVVDSPPGAGKSTLVVRAALELADAGRPLMVVAQTNAQVDDLVLRLAEKNPELPVGRLHSSDADPYDKALDDLPQVRKSAKAGDLTGLPVVISTAAKWGHVKVDEPWAHAIVDEAYQMRSDSLLAVAGLFERALFVGDPGQLDPFAIVGSEQWAGLSYDPSASAVTTLLAHNPELPQHRLPVSWRLPASAAPLVSDAFYPYTPFRSGTDHDDRRLAFAVPSDGSGPDRVIDAAAESGWGLLELPARHTPRTDPEAVRAVALVVRRLLDRGGAATSERSPDPAPLTADRIAVGTAHRDQAAAVRAALADLGVTEVTVDTANRLQGREYDVTVVLHPLSGRPDATAFHLETGRLCVLASRHRHACIVVCRAGVTDLLDDYPSTEPVQLGTLVKFPDGWEANHAVLARLAEHRVPWQP; from the coding sequence GTGACCACCCAGGTCTTCGATGCCGGAGCGGCCGCCGGCGCGGCCACCGACGCGATCCTCCACGACACCCTGCACGGCACCCACCGCGGTGTGGTCGTCGACTCCCCGCCCGGCGCCGGAAAGTCCACCCTCGTCGTCCGCGCGGCGCTGGAACTGGCTGACGCGGGGCGCCCGTTGATGGTGGTCGCGCAGACCAACGCCCAGGTCGACGACCTCGTGCTCAGACTGGCCGAGAAGAACCCGGAGCTGCCGGTCGGGCGGTTGCACAGCAGTGACGCCGACCCGTACGACAAGGCGCTGGACGACCTGCCCCAGGTCCGCAAGTCGGCGAAGGCGGGTGATCTCACCGGCCTGCCCGTGGTGATCTCCACGGCCGCCAAGTGGGGGCATGTGAAGGTCGACGAGCCGTGGGCGCACGCGATCGTCGACGAGGCCTACCAGATGCGGTCGGACTCGCTGCTGGCGGTGGCGGGGCTGTTCGAGCGGGCGCTGTTCGTGGGCGACCCGGGGCAGCTGGATCCGTTCGCGATCGTGGGCAGCGAGCAGTGGGCGGGGCTGTCGTACGACCCCTCGGCCTCGGCGGTGACGACCCTGCTGGCGCACAACCCCGAGCTGCCGCAGCACCGCCTGCCGGTGTCGTGGCGTCTCCCGGCGTCCGCCGCGCCGCTCGTCTCCGACGCCTTCTACCCGTACACGCCCTTCCGTAGCGGCACGGACCACGACGACCGCCGGCTCGCCTTCGCCGTCCCCTCGGACGGCTCGGGCCCGGACCGGGTGATCGACGCGGCGGCGGAATCCGGCTGGGGCCTGCTGGAGCTGCCCGCGCGGCACACTCCGCGCACGGACCCGGAGGCGGTGCGGGCGGTGGCCTTGGTCGTACGGCGACTCCTCGACCGGGGCGGGGCGGCCACGTCGGAGCGCTCACCGGACCCGGCTCCCCTGACCGCCGACCGGATCGCCGTCGGCACGGCGCACCGGGACCAGGCGGCGGCGGTCCGCGCGGCGCTGGCCGACCTGGGCGTCACGGAGGTCACCGTCGACACGGCGAACCGTCTCCAGGGCCGCGAGTACGACGTCACGGTCGTCCTCCACCCGCTCTCCGGCCGCCCCGACGCCACCGCCTTCCACCTCGAGACGGGCCGCCTGTGCGTCCTGGCCTCCCGCCACCGCCACGCCTGCATCGTGGTCTGCCGAGCGGGCGTGACCGACCTCCTGGACGACTACCCGTCGACGGAACCGGTCCAGCTGGGAACCCTGGTGAAGTTCCCGGACGGCTGGGAGGCGAACCACGCGGTGCTGGCACGGCTGGCGGAACACCGGGTGCCATGGCAGCCGTGA
- a CDS encoding tetratricopeptide repeat protein — translation MASSQVTSSQSPMPPRPNLAFRRLRGQRSPAEFAAAVRRAAREIGERVSCDARYVGRVEAGEIRCPNYAYERVFLHMFPGRTLTDLGFAPRSTVRGRRSRDASETPGAYEPYDTQDTQDPDETYDNYEESDVLRRAFMTGGGATVAAASLGPFGLAADATAAGRPVRRAGASEAGALEEAVRRIRLLDDRHGADGLYRRAAAPLRAAYALLDAGATRQTTADRLHSGAGELAISVGWLAHDSGRFDDARSHYAEALATARVTGDDALEAHAFCNTAFLARDTGRPREAVRAAQAAQRVARPLGSARLMSLLSLREAGGWAGLADRTGCEQALARAQAYFERGVRDADPEWMSFYGEAELEGLEAQCWSTLGDWRRAARHARRAADLQDPHFTRNIALYTAELADDLARGGRPDEGAAAGLRVLELLGEVQSSRIQTMLAGTARVLLPHRRAAGVSAFLERHASTPRTA, via the coding sequence ATGGCGTCGTCACAGGTGACCTCGTCCCAGTCCCCCATGCCACCGCGGCCGAACCTCGCGTTCCGGCGCCTGCGCGGCCAGCGCTCGCCGGCCGAGTTCGCCGCGGCGGTACGACGGGCCGCGCGCGAGATCGGTGAACGGGTCAGCTGCGACGCGCGCTACGTGGGCCGCGTCGAGGCGGGCGAGATCCGCTGCCCCAACTACGCGTACGAACGGGTGTTCCTGCACATGTTCCCCGGCCGCACGCTCACCGACCTGGGCTTCGCGCCCCGCTCGACCGTGCGCGGACGCCGGTCACGGGACGCGTCTGAGACGCCGGGGGCCTACGAGCCGTATGACACGCAAGACACGCAGGACCCTGACGAGACGTACGACAACTACGAGGAGAGCGACGTGCTGCGTCGCGCATTCATGACCGGCGGGGGCGCCACGGTGGCCGCCGCCTCGCTGGGCCCCTTCGGACTCGCCGCCGACGCCACCGCCGCCGGGCGGCCGGTGCGCCGCGCCGGGGCGAGCGAGGCGGGTGCCCTGGAGGAAGCCGTCCGCAGGATCCGGTTGCTGGACGACCGGCACGGCGCGGACGGTCTGTACCGGCGCGCGGCAGCGCCGCTGCGCGCTGCTTACGCGCTCCTTGACGCCGGCGCGACCCGGCAGACCACCGCCGACCGGCTGCACTCGGGCGCGGGTGAACTCGCCATCTCCGTGGGCTGGCTGGCGCATGACTCGGGACGGTTCGACGACGCCCGCTCGCACTACGCGGAGGCTCTCGCGACAGCCCGGGTGACCGGTGACGACGCCCTGGAGGCGCACGCCTTCTGCAACACGGCCTTCCTCGCGCGGGACACGGGCCGGCCCCGGGAGGCGGTGCGGGCCGCGCAGGCCGCGCAGCGGGTCGCCCGGCCGCTGGGCTCGGCCCGGCTGATGTCGCTGCTCTCGCTGCGCGAGGCGGGCGGCTGGGCGGGCCTCGCCGACCGCACGGGGTGCGAGCAGGCCCTCGCCCGCGCGCAGGCCTACTTCGAGCGCGGCGTCCGCGACGCGGACCCCGAGTGGATGAGCTTCTACGGCGAGGCCGAACTGGAGGGCCTGGAGGCGCAGTGCTGGTCCACGCTGGGCGACTGGCGCCGGGCCGCCCGGCACGCGCGCCGGGCGGCGGATCTCCAGGACCCGCACTTCACCCGCAACATCGCGCTGTACACGGCCGAACTGGCCGACGACCTGGCCCGGGGCGGCCGGCCCGACGAGGGGGCGGCGGCGGGGCTGCGGGTGCTGGAGCTGTTGGGCGAGGTCCAGTCGTCCCGCATCCAGACGATGCTGGCGGGCACGGCGAGGGTGCTGCTGCCGCATCGGAGGGCGGCGGGGGTGTCGGCGTTCCTGGAACGCCATGCGTCTACGCCGAGGACTGCGTGA
- a CDS encoding cellulose binding domain-containing protein: MSMHGRKVSGRNKVIGGVVAAAVVGTGAVVLSGTAQAAGVGAAYTKTSDWSTGYTAQYVVTNNSTGADRDWKLEFDLPSGTRLSSLWNAESAVSGQHVTVTSAKWDTDGLAPGESVTVGFVVNGTADPTGCRVDGTACSADGTATPEPTGRPTQSPTPTAAPPSTPAATPTPTASPSQSTSTGTGTTAGFAPYVDTSLYPAFDLLASAAATGVKDYNLAFVTDGGGCTPKWGGVTDLTSDAVAAQIGALRAKGGDVRVSFGGASGSELATACSSADALAAAYGKVVDAYGLTKVDFDVEGGALPNTAANTRRAQAIAKLQARHPGLDVSYTLPVMPEGLTQDGVDLLADAKANGVQIDAVNIMAMDYGASYSGDMGTYAEQAATATQAQVRSVLGLSDSAAWKTVAVTPMIGVNDVASEIFTVDDATQLVAFAEEKGLGSLSMWSATRDKQCAGGAKNYADATCSSIAQDTFAFSKAFAAYN; the protein is encoded by the coding sequence ATGAGCATGCATGGACGCAAGGTGAGCGGCAGGAACAAGGTGATCGGCGGGGTGGTCGCGGCCGCCGTGGTGGGGACCGGCGCGGTCGTTCTGAGCGGTACCGCCCAGGCGGCCGGGGTCGGCGCCGCGTACACGAAGACCAGTGACTGGTCGACGGGTTACACCGCGCAGTACGTGGTCACCAACAACAGCACCGGCGCCGACAGGGACTGGAAGCTGGAGTTCGACCTGCCGTCGGGCACGAGGCTGAGCTCGCTGTGGAACGCCGAGTCGGCGGTGAGCGGACAGCACGTCACGGTGACGTCGGCGAAGTGGGACACCGACGGACTCGCGCCCGGGGAGTCCGTCACCGTCGGCTTCGTCGTCAACGGCACCGCGGATCCGACGGGTTGCCGCGTCGACGGCACCGCGTGCTCCGCCGACGGCACGGCGACTCCGGAACCCACCGGCCGCCCGACGCAGTCCCCCACGCCCACAGCCGCACCCCCGTCGACGCCGGCCGCCACTCCCACCCCGACGGCCTCGCCCTCGCAGAGCACCAGCACAGGAACCGGCACCACCGCCGGCTTCGCCCCGTACGTCGACACCTCCCTCTACCCCGCCTTCGACCTCCTCGCGAGCGCCGCGGCCACCGGCGTGAAGGACTACAACCTGGCCTTCGTGACCGACGGCGGCGGTTGCACGCCCAAGTGGGGCGGGGTGACCGACCTCACGAGCGACGCGGTGGCCGCGCAGATCGGTGCGCTGCGGGCGAAGGGCGGTGACGTCCGGGTCTCCTTCGGCGGGGCCTCCGGCTCGGAGCTCGCCACGGCCTGCTCCTCGGCGGACGCGCTGGCGGCGGCGTACGGGAAGGTCGTGGACGCGTACGGCCTGACCAAGGTCGACTTCGACGTGGAGGGCGGCGCGCTGCCGAACACGGCCGCGAACACCCGGCGGGCGCAGGCCATCGCGAAGCTCCAGGCCCGCCACCCCGGCCTGGACGTCTCCTACACGCTGCCGGTCATGCCCGAGGGCCTGACCCAGGACGGGGTGGACCTCCTCGCCGACGCGAAGGCCAACGGCGTGCAGATCGACGCGGTCAACATCATGGCGATGGACTACGGGGCCTCGTACAGCGGCGACATGGGCACGTACGCCGAGCAGGCCGCCACAGCCACTCAGGCGCAGGTCAGGAGCGTGCTGGGGCTGTCCGACAGCGCCGCCTGGAAGACGGTCGCGGTCACGCCGATGATCGGGGTGAACGACGTGGCCTCGGAGATCTTCACGGTCGACGACGCGACCCAGCTGGTGGCCTTCGCCGAGGAGAAGGGTCTCGGTTCGCTGTCGATGTGGTCAGCGACGCGTGACAAGCAGTGCGCGGGCGGCGCGAAGAACTACGCTGACGCCACCTGTAGCTCGATCGCTCAGGACACCTTCGCTTTCTCGAAGGCGTTCGCCGCCTACAACTGA
- a CDS encoding phosphatase PAP2 family protein: MPLTETPGTEAVPDTRLRWWTELPLIVLVYACYSAGRLLARGDVTGAVDHGLAILKVEKFLHINAEHPLNRLFTDQAWIGVPADFWYASLHYLVTPAILVWLFRSRSAHYRAARTWLMTSTFMGLIGFTLLPTCPPRLLSAGHGFVDTMAQYSSYGWWGGEASAPRGMGGMTNQYAAMPSLHVGWALWCGVMLWRYGGTRMTKVAAVAYPLITTIVVMGTANHYFLDAVAGAAVMGLGFLLAPYVSRVAGRATAGIRARIETVTVASRDAEPSIVSGGCQTSAGEHIPRQRESRFAPGAEPSAAPTDAGDGAPAAAR, encoded by the coding sequence ATGCCGCTGACCGAGACACCAGGCACCGAGGCAGTCCCGGACACGCGGCTGCGCTGGTGGACCGAGCTCCCCCTGATCGTGCTGGTGTACGCCTGCTACAGCGCCGGCCGGCTCCTCGCCAGGGGCGACGTCACGGGAGCCGTCGACCACGGTCTGGCGATCCTCAAGGTCGAGAAGTTCCTGCACATCAACGCCGAGCACCCGCTGAACCGGCTGTTCACCGACCAGGCGTGGATCGGCGTACCGGCGGACTTCTGGTACGCCTCGCTGCACTACCTGGTGACGCCCGCCATCCTGGTCTGGCTCTTCCGCTCCCGCTCCGCGCACTACCGCGCGGCCCGCACCTGGCTGATGACGTCCACCTTCATGGGCCTGATCGGCTTCACCCTGCTGCCGACCTGCCCGCCCCGCCTCCTGTCGGCGGGCCACGGCTTCGTCGACACCATGGCCCAGTACAGCTCGTACGGCTGGTGGGGCGGTGAGGCGAGCGCCCCGCGGGGCATGGGCGGCATGACCAACCAGTACGCGGCCATGCCGAGCCTGCACGTCGGCTGGGCCCTGTGGTGCGGTGTGATGCTGTGGCGCTACGGCGGCACGCGTATGACCAAGGTCGCGGCTGTCGCCTACCCGCTGATCACCACGATCGTGGTCATGGGCACCGCGAACCACTACTTCCTCGACGCGGTCGCGGGCGCGGCCGTGATGGGGCTCGGGTTCCTGCTCGCCCCGTACGTCAGCCGGGTCGCGGGGCGGGCCACTGCGGGCATCCGGGCCCGGATAGAAACCGTCACCGTGGCCTCTCGGGACGCAGAGCCCTCAATTGTCAGTGGCGGATGCCAGACTTCGGCGGGTGAGCACATTCCACGGCAGCGCGAGTCCCGGTTCGCCCCAGGAGCCGAGCCGAGTGCCGCTCCCACGGACGCGGGGGACGGCGCTCCGGCAGCGGCTCGCTGA
- a CDS encoding fused MFS/spermidine synthase produces the protein MGKSKRRDKAVAEPVVEPVDGGLAELIPDRERPNAWTLLIDGAPQSHVDLDDPRHLSFEYQRRLGHVIDLAAPAGKPVRAVHLGGGAFTLARYLAATRPRSTQQVVERDAALVQLVRRKLPLDPTARIRVRSVDAREGLAKVADGWADLVIADVFSGARTPAHLTSTEFLDEVRRALKPGGHYAANLADGPPLAHLRGQIATAAARFTELALVADPTVLRGKRFGNAVLVASDTPLPVAELTRRAASDPHPGRVEHGKSLLDFTGGAVPVTDAKAVASPAPPPSVFR, from the coding sequence ATGGGCAAGTCCAAGAGGCGTGACAAGGCCGTCGCCGAACCCGTTGTGGAACCAGTCGACGGCGGCCTCGCCGAACTCATCCCCGACCGGGAACGGCCAAACGCCTGGACCCTGCTCATCGACGGCGCCCCCCAGTCCCACGTGGACCTGGACGACCCCCGCCACCTCTCCTTCGAGTACCAGCGCCGCCTCGGCCACGTCATCGACCTCGCCGCCCCGGCCGGCAAGCCCGTGCGCGCCGTGCACCTCGGCGGCGGCGCCTTCACCCTCGCCCGCTACCTCGCCGCGACCCGCCCCCGCTCCACCCAGCAGGTCGTCGAGCGGGACGCCGCCCTCGTGCAACTGGTCCGGCGGAAGCTCCCGTTGGACCCGACCGCGCGGATACGGGTGCGGTCCGTCGACGCCCGCGAGGGCCTCGCCAAGGTCGCCGACGGCTGGGCCGACCTCGTGATCGCCGACGTGTTCAGCGGCGCCAGAACTCCCGCGCACCTCACCTCGACCGAGTTCCTCGACGAGGTCCGCAGGGCCCTCAAACCGGGCGGCCACTACGCCGCGAACCTCGCCGACGGACCGCCGCTCGCCCACCTCCGCGGCCAGATCGCCACCGCCGCCGCCCGTTTCACCGAACTCGCCCTGGTGGCCGACCCGACCGTGCTGCGCGGCAAGCGCTTCGGCAACGCCGTCCTGGTCGCCTCCGACACCCCCCTGCCGGTCGCCGAACTGACCCGCCGGGCCGCCTCCGACCCGCACCCGGGCCGCGTCGAACACGGCAAGTCGCTCCTCGACTTCACCGGCGGGGCCGTACCCGTGACGGACGCGAAGGCCGTGGCCTCACCGGCGCCACCGCCCTCGGTGTTCCGCTGA
- a CDS encoding carbohydrate ABC transporter substrate-binding protein yields the protein MRDLSSSLPSASRRGVLKGIGGAALLGAGIPLLSACGSSGSSSDPKTVSVGSNDSDAVPKKAYADVYAAFQKQSGLTVKVNTKDHNTFQEQINSYLQGTPDDVFKWFAGYRMQFFAAKNLASPIDDVWEKIGGNFPDAMKKLSKGADGKYYFVPMTTYPWAVFYRKSVFAQHGYQVPTTWDQLVALCKQMKKDGLVPIAFGDKDAWPAMGTFDQINFRLNGYDFHTQLMAGKAAWTDAKVKAAFDHWAELLPYHQDGFMGRTWQDAAQTLVAKKAGMYLLGTFVAQQFTNKADLDDLDFFAFPEINPAYGQDTVEAPTDGFMVSKSPKNHDGVVKLMEYLGTPAAEETYLKGDPSVVAASNKASTASYSPLQKKAFEMISGAKTLTQFMDRDSRPDFTSTVMQPSLQKFLQNPKGVDSLLSSIERQKKTIFASS from the coding sequence ATGCGTGACCTTTCGTCCTCCCTTCCCTCCGCCAGCCGCCGTGGCGTTCTCAAGGGCATCGGCGGCGCCGCCCTGCTCGGTGCCGGCATACCTCTGCTGAGCGCCTGCGGCAGCAGCGGCAGCTCCTCGGACCCCAAGACCGTCAGTGTCGGCTCCAACGACTCGGACGCCGTGCCGAAGAAGGCGTACGCGGACGTCTACGCGGCCTTCCAGAAGCAGTCCGGCCTCACCGTCAAGGTGAACACGAAGGACCACAACACCTTCCAGGAGCAGATCAACTCCTACCTCCAGGGCACGCCGGACGACGTGTTCAAGTGGTTCGCCGGGTACCGGATGCAGTTCTTCGCGGCCAAGAACCTCGCCTCGCCGATCGACGACGTGTGGGAGAAGATCGGGGGCAACTTCCCCGACGCGATGAAGAAGCTGTCCAAGGGCGCGGACGGCAAGTACTACTTCGTGCCGATGACCACGTACCCGTGGGCGGTCTTCTACCGCAAGAGCGTCTTCGCTCAGCACGGCTACCAGGTGCCCACCACGTGGGACCAGCTGGTCGCGCTGTGCAAGCAGATGAAGAAGGACGGCCTGGTGCCGATCGCGTTCGGCGACAAGGACGCGTGGCCGGCGATGGGCACCTTCGACCAGATCAACTTCCGGCTCAACGGCTACGACTTCCACACCCAGCTGATGGCGGGCAAGGCCGCGTGGACGGACGCCAAGGTCAAGGCCGCCTTCGATCACTGGGCGGAGCTGCTGCCGTACCACCAGGACGGTTTCATGGGCCGCACCTGGCAGGACGCGGCGCAGACGCTGGTGGCGAAGAAGGCGGGCATGTACCTGCTGGGCACGTTCGTGGCGCAGCAGTTCACCAACAAGGCGGACCTGGACGACCTGGACTTCTTCGCCTTCCCGGAGATCAACCCGGCGTACGGGCAGGACACCGTCGAGGCGCCGACCGACGGCTTCATGGTCTCCAAGTCCCCGAAGAACCACGACGGTGTCGTCAAGCTGATGGAGTACCTGGGCACGCCCGCGGCCGAGGAGACCTACCTCAAGGGCGACCCGAGTGTGGTGGCGGCCTCGAACAAGGCGTCCACGGCCTCGTATTCGCCGCTGCAGAAGAAGGCGTTCGAGATGATCTCGGGGGCCAAGACCCTGACGCAGTTCATGGACCGTGACTCGCGTCCGGACTTCACCTCGACGGTGATGCAGCCCTCGCTGCAGAAGTTCCTCCAGAACCCCAAGGGCGTCGACAGTCTGCTGTCCTCGATCGAACGCCAGAAGAAGACGATCTTCGCGTCCTCCTGA
- a CDS encoding HAMP domain-containing sensor histidine kinase, whose protein sequence is MRWALVKVCLAVTTMVVVAFAIPLGLVIKEMARDRAFSNAERQAAAVAPALSITTDRDQLERVVASAGSDSGMAVHIPADGDQKGDAAAGGDPKGGQKALDIGRQRAADEDIATVRRLGRASTTEVPGGSILLQPVALSSGQIAVVEVYVPEAEVSNGVATAWAVLAGVGIALVVGSVAVADRLGVRMVQPAQKLVEGAHELGEGKLGARVPEEGPTELRLAAVAFNSMADQVVQLLANERELAADLSHRLRTPLTVLRLNAASLGDGPAAEQTRAAVAQLEREVDTIIRTAREAKPQTAAAGPGAGCDAAEVVRERMGFWSALAEDEGRKWRVAGTERPVRIPVARADLAAALDALLGNVFRHTAEGTAFAVDVHNGEDAVIVLVSDAGPGIRDPEAAMARGRGSGSAGSTGLGLDIVRRLAESTGGDVRIGSSVLGGTEVRVWIQLDGREPVRRGHRVRRRRTGRLVSTFNRSRSLP, encoded by the coding sequence ATGAGATGGGCACTGGTCAAGGTCTGCCTGGCGGTCACCACCATGGTCGTGGTCGCCTTCGCGATCCCGCTCGGTCTCGTCATCAAGGAGATGGCCCGGGACCGCGCCTTCTCCAACGCCGAGCGCCAGGCCGCCGCCGTCGCCCCGGCCCTGTCCATCACCACCGACCGCGACCAGCTGGAGCGCGTCGTCGCCTCGGCCGGCTCGGACTCCGGGATGGCCGTCCACATACCGGCCGACGGTGACCAGAAGGGCGATGCGGCGGCCGGCGGCGACCCGAAGGGCGGTCAGAAAGCCCTCGACATCGGGCGGCAGCGGGCCGCCGACGAGGACATCGCGACCGTGCGACGGCTCGGCCGCGCCTCCACCACCGAGGTGCCCGGCGGCTCCATCCTGCTCCAGCCCGTCGCGCTCAGCTCCGGCCAGATCGCCGTCGTCGAGGTGTACGTCCCCGAGGCGGAGGTCAGCAACGGCGTCGCGACCGCCTGGGCGGTCCTCGCGGGCGTCGGCATCGCACTGGTCGTCGGCTCGGTCGCGGTCGCCGACCGGCTCGGCGTGCGGATGGTGCAGCCCGCGCAGAAACTCGTCGAGGGCGCCCACGAGTTGGGGGAGGGGAAGCTGGGCGCGCGGGTACCGGAGGAGGGGCCGACCGAACTCCGGCTGGCGGCCGTCGCGTTCAACTCCATGGCCGACCAGGTCGTCCAACTGCTGGCGAACGAGAGGGAGCTGGCCGCGGACCTGTCCCACCGGCTGCGCACCCCGCTGACCGTGCTGCGGCTGAACGCGGCCTCGCTCGGGGACGGTCCGGCCGCCGAGCAGACCCGGGCGGCGGTCGCGCAGCTGGAGCGCGAGGTCGACACCATCATCCGCACCGCGCGAGAGGCCAAGCCGCAGACCGCGGCGGCCGGGCCCGGCGCCGGGTGCGACGCGGCCGAGGTGGTCCGGGAGCGGATGGGGTTCTGGTCGGCGCTCGCCGAGGACGAGGGCCGCAAGTGGCGGGTCGCCGGCACCGAGCGGCCGGTGCGCATACCCGTCGCCCGGGCGGACCTCGCGGCCGCGCTGGACGCCCTGCTCGGCAATGTCTTCCGGCACACCGCGGAGGGCACCGCCTTCGCGGTCGACGTGCACAACGGCGAGGACGCCGTGATCGTGCTCGTCTCCGACGCCGGCCCCGGCATCCGGGACCCCGAGGCCGCGATGGCACGCGGGCGGGGATCCGGCAGCGCCGGGTCGACCGGGCTCGGGCTCGACATCGTGCGCCGGCTCGCCGAGTCGACCGGCGGGGACGTCCGCATCGGATCGTCGGTGCTGGGCGGGACCGAGGTGCGGGTCTGGATCCAGCTGGACGGGCGGGAGCCGGTGCGCCGGGGACACCGGGTGCGCCGACGCCGTACGGGCAGATTGGTCTCGACCTTTAACCGATCCCGATCCCTTCCTTAA